The DNA segment TACCGCTAGTCCTGATTTTTGACTGAGGGGTAAATCTGTTTGTGTAGTATCACCTGTAATTACCATCCGAGAACGGAAACCCAAACGAGTCAACACCATTTTCATCTGAGCGGGTGTAGTATTCTGGGCTTCATCGACAATCACAAAAGCGTGATTGAGGGTGCGTCCTCGCATATAGGCAAGTGGAGCCACTTCAATTACACCCCGTTCCATTAAACTGGGGACTTTTTCTGGATCAATAAATTCATAAATAGCATCGTAAAGTGGGCGGAGATAGGGATTCACTTTTTGCTGTAAATCTCCGGGAAGAAAGCCCAGTTTTTCCCCAGCTTCTACAGCCGGACGAGTTAAAATCAGCTTTTCTACTTGGTTATTCAGGAGTGCTTGCACAGCAACAACAACGGCGAGATAAGTTTTACCTGTTCCAGCCGGCCCAATGCAGAATGTCAGGTCACGCCTACGGATATCCTTAATGTACTGTTTCTGGCGAAAAGTTTTCGCGCGAATTTCTTCACCGCGACGAGTTTTCGCCAAGACATCTCGCTGTAATTCCTGAAGTTCGTCTTGGCGATCGCTATCCATAGCTTGACGGGCTGTTAAAATGTCGGCACTGGAGAGAGTGTTACCTTTCATCCAGATGGCTTCGAGCGATCGCACTAATTGACCAGCCAGACCAATTTGGGCTTCTGTACCACCAATGTGTAGTTCTTGTCCGCGCAACACCAAGGTAGCTCCTGTTTGTCGGGATAAGAGTTTGAGATTTTCTTCTCTATCACCGGCAAGAGCGATCGCACTGGGAATATTAGGCAGCTGAATTATCAAGGCATCTGCCATAAGTATTTATTGTTTAATTTTTCAAGTGCAGTTTTTGACAACAAAATTTATCCGATGTTTAATTTTTCCCAACTCACCGATAGTTCCTTAACGGTACAAGCCCCCAGATTTATCTGTAGGGTCAATCCAAAATCTAAAATCTAAAATCTAAAATTGTTTGACTGAAATATCTGAGCGGCTGTGATTAGTTCCGCTCAGACTTTCTCTTGGTTAACTAGCTAATTCGAGGTTTGACAACAGGTCTGGGTATATTTACAGTTCTGTCTCGCGTTTTGGGTTCTGGCGATGGCGTTCCACGCTGTGCCGAAGGCGATCGCTCTTGCTGATCGTCCTCAGCAGACATTCCCTCTCGTCCCAAACCATTACTGCCATACATATCCAGGTATACTGATTGTCCGGCAACTTCTGCCGCAGCCGCAATTACCGTTCTAATAGCCTGAATATTGCGTCCCCCTCGACCAAACACTTTCCCCTTATCTTTACTTTCAAAGGCAATGCGAATCCAAACCCGTTTAAGCGCGTGAGAAATTTCACAATCAATACTTAAAGTCTCTGGAGTTTCTAAAAAAGGCTCCATCAAAAACTGAACTAGCCCAACATAATTGGGACTAGCTTTTGAGGATTCTATTCCGGCGTTAAGATGCGTTTGTGGCACTGACCTGTTCAAAAACATTGGCTTTTACTAAAATGCTACGGACGGTATCAGTAGGTTGAGCGCCTTGTTGTAGTCGTTTGACGATACCGGGAACATTTAGTCGGACTTCATCAGTTCTGGGGTTGTAGAATCCCAGTTCTTCTAGGGGACGGCCATCGCGGCGAGCAAGGTTGTTAATGGCGATAATCCGGTAACTTGGTTCCCGCTTTTTGCCGAATCGCTTCAAGCGCAATTTAATCATGGTTATGGACTGATTCTTTGATTTGTTTGTACTGAAATGACAATTTTAGCACTTGCTAGCATTAGCTGCTATGAATCAGTTAACAGTTAACAGTTAACAGTTAACAAAATCTAGAGATTGCCGAAGCCCTTCTTCTTTTTTTCTTTGTTCTTTTTCTTTTTCGTGGTACTAGCCCCGCTGTTATAACCGCGCCAGCCAGGGGCAGAGGGACGATTACCATCACCGCCAAAAGGATTGCCCATACCGCCGCCGCCAAACATTCCTGGCATTCCCGCAGGCATTTGACCTTGACCCATTTGCTGCATGAGAGTTCGCATTTTTTGGAAGTCTCCCACTAATTTACTCACATCCGGCTCTCTGTAACCAGAACCCTTAGCAATCCGCCGCCGCCGACTGGGAGAACTTGCCAATAAATCCGGGTCTTGGCGTTCTTGGCGGGTCATGGAGTTAATCATGGACTCGCAGCGTTTGAGTTGGGTTTCTCCCTGCTTGAGTTGATCATCTGAAATCTTGTTCATTCCGGGAATCATCTTCATGATGCCTCCCAGGGAACCCATATTTTTCAGCATCCGCAGTTGTTTGACAAAATCATTAAAGTCAAATTGGGCTGACAATATTTTATCCTGCATTTTCTCGGCATCAGCCAGGTCAAATTCTTCCTGAGCCTTTTCTACGAGGGAAAGAACATCGCCCATGCCCAAAATTCGCGATGCCATGCGGTCGGGATAAAAAGGTTGTAGTGCTTCGACTTTCTCGCCTACACCCACAAATTTAATTGGCGCTCCCGAAATTTGTCGGACTGACAGCGCCGCACCACCACGGCTATCACCATCTAATTTGGTCAGAATTGCCCCAGTAATGCCGATTTGTTCGTGAAAGGTGCGAGTCAGATTTGCTGCCTCTTGCCCAGTCATAGAATCCACAACTAGCAAGGTTTCATGAGGTTGGACAGTAGCTTTAATTCTGGCTAATTCCCCCATCATGTCTTCGTCTATTTGCAGACGACCAGCCGTGTCGATAATGACCGTATTTACACCTTCCGCCTTGGCACGTTCCACACCTTGGCGGGCAATTTCTACAGGGTCGGCATCGCTGCCCATGTCAAACACTGGCACGTTAATTTGCTTACCTAATGTCACCAGTTGATCAATAGCGGCTGGGCGATATACGTCTGTGGCTACTAATAAACAACTACGCTCTAACTTCCGTAAATGTAAGGCTAATTTAGCGGTAGCTGTGGTTTTACCAGTACCTTGCAACCCAGCCATTAAAACGATTGTGGGCTTTTCCTCTGTTTCCGCCAGGGGGACATTCTCCGCCCCCATCACCCGTACCAATTCATCATGAACAATTTTGATGAACTGTTGGTCAGGTCGCACACCAGCCACCACATCGGCTCCTTGTGCTTTGGTTTCGACTTCGCTAATAAAATCTTTAACTACCTGGAGATTGACATCTGCTTCCAATAAGGCGCGGCGCACTTCCCGCAAAGCGTCTTGAATATTGGATGGAGATATTTTGTCCTGTCCCCGTAGTTTCTTCCAGGCACTTTCTAAACGTTCAGATAAAGCATCAAACATAATGTAATTACAGGTAGTTCGCCAATGTGTCAGCCTCAACCGCCCTAGTTAAATGTTTCTGGGGCGATTCAGAATTTCTGGTAAATTTTTAATGTGCTATTTACCAGCTTAGTAGTTTTCATCGCGAGTTGAGCAACTAGATACCGACCTTTAAAAGAAGCAGGGGAGCAGGGAGCAAGGGAGAAGAACCAGACGGAGCTTTTACTCCGCCCCAGTTCAAGCGCCTTAAAAGGGCGGGGTTTTCTTTGTCCCCCCTGCTTGCTAGAAAGCCCCCTTCCCCTCTGCCTCTTCGGTAACACACCCAGACCCAGAAGACGGTGCGTTAGACTAAAGCCATAACACACCCTACATATACTTAAATTTTTTCAATAATCAAATCGGATTCCGATATCTTTGCTGATAAGTCTCAAAAATATGTTAGTTGTTAATTTTATTAAGTTACACAAATAACGATGGCGCAAGCCGAGCATCCAGTCCCAGAAACGCGGGAATTAATTTTGGCAACCGCAGAAGCACATTTGCGCCGCTACGGCTATGCACGAACTACCGTCAGCGAAATTGCCCGCACTTGCAAAATGTCTCACGCTAACGTGTATCGCTTTTTCAACACTAAGGCTGAGATAATTGATGCTGTGATTTCTCGATGGCTGACTGGAATTGAACAAGCTTTAGAGGCGATTACCAAGCAGCAAAATTCGGCAACGGAACAACTCTACACATATGTTCTGGAACTACATCGAATCAAACGCGAAAAACTCTCAAATGATGTAGAACTCTTTGAGGCGCTGATTGCCGTTGCGAAGGCAGATCGGCAAGTAGTAGAACGGCATATGTATATATTAAATTCTATTCTCCAGGAAATTCTCATTGGCGCAGTGCAGGACGGAGAATTCAAAATTGCCAATATTGAGCAAGCAACTGCGGCTGTTAGTGCGGCAACTCTCAAATTCCATCATCCGCTAATGGTCAAGGAATCTCTACATGAAAACACAGAGGAGCAGATATCCACAGTGGTTAAACTTTTAACTACATCTTTGGCTGCTGGATGTGTATAGATTTGCTAATTTGTAACAGATTTCAAATGTTGTAACTTGTTACTTTAATTGATGTGAGATAGGATTCATTTAGTTATTTGATGACAGATTTCAGTTTTTGTAAGTTGTTATAAAATTTATGGCGCAAGCATTTGTCACTGGTGGTTCTGGGTTTGTGGGTGGACACATGATCAGGTTACTGCAAGAGCGAGGCTATGAAGTGAAAGCGCTGGCGCGATCGCCACGAGCCGCCCAGCAAGTAGCAGCATTAGGGGCAAAAGTGGTTGAAGGTGATTTGCTCAATGAGTCAGCGATGATGCGGGGAATGCAGGGGTGCGAGGTGGTGTTTCACGTTGCGGGGTATATCAGCGACTGGGGTAGATATGAAGCATTTTATGAGGCGAATGTCATTGGTACAGAGCGATCGCTCTCTGCGGCGAAAGCAGCAGGTGTTTCGCGCTTTGTTCAGGTGGGTGCTTCAGCCGTTGTCATGAATAAACAGCCAATTTTTGATGCTGATGAAAGTTTACCTTTACAGACACCATCTTTTTCACCTTATATCGCTACTAAAAGTATTGCCGAACAGCGAGTGATTGCAGCGAACGCACCGGGATTTACAACATCCGTAATTCGTCCTTCATGGATTTGGGGTGAAGGTGATCATGCAATTCCCAATATTGTCAAAGCAGTGCGCCAAAATCAATTTCTGTGGATTGATCAAGGTAATTATCTTTATGTGACAACTCATGTAGCTAACGTTTGTCACGGAAGTATTTTAGCAGCCCAGCACAGTCCAGGAGGTCAAGCTTACTTTCTTGCAGATGATGGAGTTGTGAAATTTCGTGATTGGGTAAGAACGCTAGTGCAAATAGAAGGGGTAAATCCTCGCAATAGAAGTATTCCTTATATCTTTGCTTGGAGTATTGCAGGTTTGCTGGAATTCCTGTGGAAAATCCAAAAACGGCGTGATGTACCACCGATAACTCAAAGTATGGTGAGGTTAATTGGTAGAGGTTTTACTTTTAGCGATCGCAAAGCCCGTAATGAGTTGGGTTATATACCAATAATGACTCGTGAACAAGGGTTAAAAGAACTCCGCCATCAGGAGAGTGTCAATAGGATTATATAAAGATGAACTGTAGGGTGTGTTGTCGCGCAGCGCAACGCACCGATAGCCCTAGGAAATAACACACCCTATGGATAATTTATATCTTTTTATATACATTTAATTTTCCTCACCGACCGACTTTTTTGGCAAAATAGTTAAAGCGATCGCAACCACCCTAAAAAATCTTTTGTACTGGCGAAATATTTTTGTATTCCTGCTGCGCCCAATATTTGCTTAATCTCTTTTGTCCCAAAGTCCTTAGAGTTTCCAGTCAAGAGAATTTTCTGAGCATCTGAAGAGGTTTTAGCAAAGCTAATAAAAAAATTAGTTTCAATATAGAGTGTAGTCACTAAATTTTATATCCCTAATTATGCCGCATCTGCCAGATTTTGCACAAAACCAATTTGTTTTAACTCTTGTGATTTAGGAGGATTCTCTGTTTTCCAGTTGTACGCTAAATCTCTTAACCAACTCTCAACTAATGTTTCTAGGTAATATTCAGAAATTCTCTTAGATGCAAATTCAGAATCGTATTCAGTCATCACTTCATGAGTTGGGAACGTGTAGACAGTTGCTAGATTTTTATCATCCCATTGAAAAATATTAATGTATTCAGGAGTAGCGGTCATCCCATAAGGAACTATGAGATGATTATGTTCATACTCAAATTTGAGAATTTCTTCTACTTTTGATTGAATATCTTCGTCAATGTCTCTGGCTCTAATTTTCGATACTAAAAGCTTTTGTCCGTTTTTATCCCAAGCTGTAATATCAGATACTTCTATTGTTGGGTTACTGAGTTTTTCAACGTCCATTTTTTAGTCCTCGTGACATTGACTGTATCGACTATATATTAATTTTAGACGATAGGCGATCGCATACCCACAGTTGTAATATCCCTGGATTAGAGGGTGTTTGAAAAGTTTTAGGCGAATGTAATATGGCTACGCTTCGCGTTAGCGATACGCTACTACACAAGCAAAGTCCACCTGCGTGGACTAATAAGAGATTAACCCGCGTAGGCGGGTTTCGTCTGTGTAGCCGTGACTTCTAGTCGCCAAGTTAGTCTTCAAAATCATCAAATGAACGAAATCGACCCGTTTCAAAATCTTCTAATCCTTTCTGAATACCTTGAATAGCTGCTTCTGAGTCTTCCACTTCCCACTCTAAAACAGCCTCTAACAATTTAGCCGCAACAAAACTAACATCTTGTCCTTGCTGTGCAGCTTTTTCACGCAGTTGTGCTTCTAATTCTGGGCTAAGGGAAACAACTATCGCCATAATCGCAGTATTTTGCAAAAGGTTTCTAGATATAATTATATGCCCAACGGATGTAAATCAATTACAATAGAATAAATAGTGACCAAGTGAATTGTAACTATGAGCGTCGTTATTCCTAATGAAATATTAACCACAACTCGCATGAATGAAGAGGAAATGAAGCGAGAAATTGCGGTGATGCTCTTTCAGAAAGACAAATTAACTCTTGCACAAGCAAGTCGATTTGCTGGTATGAATCGGATAGCATTTCAGCATTTACTCGCAAGTCGTGAAATTCCAGTGCATTATGGGGTTGAAGATTTTGAACAAGATATCAATAATTTGCGGGAAATGGGTAGACTGTGATCATTATTAGCGATACTTCACCTATCAATAACCTAGCAGCAATTAATCAACTTGAGCTAATACAAAAGCTTTATGGAACAGTCATAATTCCTGAAGCTGTATATAGAGAACTAACTGATCCTGATTTTCTGGTTGCGGGTGCAAAAGAAGTCCAAACTTTTAGTTGGATTCAAACTCGTGTAGTTCAAGATTGGACAATGGTTGAAGCACTCAGCAATGAACTAGATATTGGTGAAGCGGAAGCTATTGTTTTAGCATTGGAAATGAAAGCAGAGCAAGTTTTAATTGATGAACGTCGTGGGCGCATGATTGCTGCTAGACTCAATCTTGGTTATACCGGGATTTTAGGAATATTGGTAGAAGCAAAAAGTCAAGGGCTGATTTCTGCTGTCAAACCTCTATTGGATGATCTTATTAATAAAGCAGGATTTTGGGTTGCTGAACCTTTATATAAAAGTGTTTTACAGTTGGTTGATGAAAACGACTTTATTTAGATACGCATCAATACTAAAAAAATAGGCGAACACAGATCGAGTCTATATGGTTTATCATACATAATAATATACGTTCATTGTCAACACTAATTTCTGAAATTATGGATAGTATTTTGATTGAACATACAAATCATGACATATATTTTAGTCTTGCTAACGATAATTTAGTAAATGCTCAAACCCTTGATAGAGAAATACTCAAATCTGGTCGAGTTGCTCGAATGGGAAAGGGAGATGATCGGTATATTCTAAGTGATGGTAATCCTGAAACATCATCTTGGTTGAATTTGAAACTTTTGCAGTTAAAGAAGCTTGTCATACCATCTATAATTTTTTCAGCTTTAACTGCTGAAGCTTTTATTAATTACTATGCTATTTCTAAAGGTATGTCTATGAAAAAAATAAAAATGTTTACAGCGAAACATTATGAAAGCGAGCTAATGTCTAGTGCTGAAACACAGCAACAATATCAACTACCTTATGATCATGTTCAAAGAACAACTATTAAAAAATGGATTGAAGTCACTCAAGGAGGAGTTTTGATAAGTGATACAGTAGTAAGGTGGATAGAAATTCCTTTCCAATATACAGGAAACTATATTCCTTCTGGTTTAGATGGAAATCGAATTTATCAACTAAATGAAATTTTTAAATTACGAAATAGATTAGTTCATCATAAAGCAAAAGTTGTCAAACTCGACTTAAATGATTTGGATTTAAGCAGCGCAGAAGATAATAATTATGTCACACTAAGAGAAGCAAAAACAGCCATCAATGTAGTAATTAAAGCCGTCGAATCTCTTCAAGAAATTGATAATAATCTTGACTTAAGTTGGTTATCCCAATAAAATATATTTTTGATAAGTTAGTTAATTATCGAACATTTTGAACAACTGATTTTAGATTTTATCCTCCTATTAAGAAACAGCAAATTCTGTATATTTGCGAATTTCATGAGATTTAAAATCTAAAATAATATGTGCTTTTGGTATTCCCGCAGCAACTAAATCATTAGCAATACCCTCTTCTGTGCCATCATGTTGAATCCAAACTTTATGGTCAATTAAATCAATATGTAATAAAGTTCCATAGATACGATAACCATTTTTCCAGCCTGATTCAACTAATAAATAACGCTCATTTTTTTCATCTAACACCAGTTCAGCTTGAACATCTTCATCGTTACCAAAAAAATCAGCGTAATCTTCGAGAATTTTTTTAATTATCTGACGATATTGATTAGTTAAAGAATCCATTTAAGTTTAAGATTGCAATAAACGAGTAAACCCTTCTTGCTCAAAATGTTTATCAGTCGTCAAAGCTTCTCTAATCCCTTTTTTACGCATTAGCACAAAGCTAACAGAATCACATAAAGAATAAGTTTTATCCTGTCGAGTCAACAATAAATCCATTGCTTCCCGATGTAAAATCTCATCAACCCAAACCATATCTACATTCGGATTTTCCATTAATTCTAACGTATACATTAACACCGTTGAACGTGGAAAACGTCGAACTAATGCCAAAGCTATCAACTCAGCTAGAACATAGTTATGTGTGAGAAAACGACCATTATAATTAGAAATTAACCCAACAGCCGTTTTGTGTTGAGCTTCATCTTGATGGAGAAAACAGAGCAACCCTGATGTGTCAAGTAACACGATTATAATTTATACCTTATAAGTCA comes from the Nodularia sp. NIES-3585 genome and includes:
- a CDS encoding PhoH family protein, encoding MADALIIQLPNIPSAIALAGDREENLKLLSRQTGATLVLRGQELHIGGTEAQIGLAGQLVRSLEAIWMKGNTLSSADILTARQAMDSDRQDELQELQRDVLAKTRRGEEIRAKTFRQKQYIKDIRRRDLTFCIGPAGTGKTYLAVVVAVQALLNNQVEKLILTRPAVEAGEKLGFLPGDLQQKVNPYLRPLYDAIYEFIDPEKVPSLMERGVIEVAPLAYMRGRTLNHAFVIVDEAQNTTPAQMKMVLTRLGFRSRMVITGDTTQTDLPLSQKSGLAVALQVLKNVEGIGFCEFTQQDVVRHALVQRIVAAYERYER
- a CDS encoding KH domain-containing protein; this encodes MFLNRSVPQTHLNAGIESSKASPNYVGLVQFLMEPFLETPETLSIDCEISHALKRVWIRIAFESKDKGKVFGRGGRNIQAIRTVIAAAAEVAGQSVYLDMYGSNGLGREGMSAEDDQQERSPSAQRGTPSPEPKTRDRTVNIPRPVVKPRIS
- the rpsP gene encoding 30S ribosomal protein S16, whose protein sequence is MIKLRLKRFGKKREPSYRIIAINNLARRDGRPLEELGFYNPRTDEVRLNVPGIVKRLQQGAQPTDTVRSILVKANVFEQVSATNAS
- the ffh gene encoding signal recognition particle protein translates to MFDALSERLESAWKKLRGQDKISPSNIQDALREVRRALLEADVNLQVVKDFISEVETKAQGADVVAGVRPDQQFIKIVHDELVRVMGAENVPLAETEEKPTIVLMAGLQGTGKTTATAKLALHLRKLERSCLLVATDVYRPAAIDQLVTLGKQINVPVFDMGSDADPVEIARQGVERAKAEGVNTVIIDTAGRLQIDEDMMGELARIKATVQPHETLLVVDSMTGQEAANLTRTFHEQIGITGAILTKLDGDSRGGAALSVRQISGAPIKFVGVGEKVEALQPFYPDRMASRILGMGDVLSLVEKAQEEFDLADAEKMQDKILSAQFDFNDFVKQLRMLKNMGSLGGIMKMIPGMNKISDDQLKQGETQLKRCESMINSMTRQERQDPDLLASSPSRRRRIAKGSGYREPDVSKLVGDFQKMRTLMQQMGQGQMPAGMPGMFGGGGMGNPFGGDGNRPSAPGWRGYNSGASTTKKKKNKEKKKKGFGNL
- a CDS encoding TetR/AcrR family transcriptional regulator; this translates as MAQAEHPVPETRELILATAEAHLRRYGYARTTVSEIARTCKMSHANVYRFFNTKAEIIDAVISRWLTGIEQALEAITKQQNSATEQLYTYVLELHRIKREKLSNDVELFEALIAVAKADRQVVERHMYILNSILQEILIGAVQDGEFKIANIEQATAAVSAATLKFHHPLMVKESLHENTEEQISTVVKLLTTSLAAGCV
- a CDS encoding NAD-dependent epimerase/dehydratase family protein; translated protein: MAQAFVTGGSGFVGGHMIRLLQERGYEVKALARSPRAAQQVAALGAKVVEGDLLNESAMMRGMQGCEVVFHVAGYISDWGRYEAFYEANVIGTERSLSAAKAAGVSRFVQVGASAVVMNKQPIFDADESLPLQTPSFSPYIATKSIAEQRVIAANAPGFTTSVIRPSWIWGEGDHAIPNIVKAVRQNQFLWIDQGNYLYVTTHVANVCHGSILAAQHSPGGQAYFLADDGVVKFRDWVRTLVQIEGVNPRNRSIPYIFAWSIAGLLEFLWKIQKRRDVPPITQSMVRLIGRGFTFSDRKARNELGYIPIMTREQGLKELRHQESVNRII
- a CDS encoding UPF0175 family protein, whose translation is MSVVIPNEILTTTRMNEEEMKREIAVMLFQKDKLTLAQASRFAGMNRIAFQHLLASREIPVHYGVEDFEQDINNLREMGRL
- a CDS encoding DUF3368 domain-containing protein translates to MIIISDTSPINNLAAINQLELIQKLYGTVIIPEAVYRELTDPDFLVAGAKEVQTFSWIQTRVVQDWTMVEALSNELDIGEAEAIVLALEMKAEQVLIDERRGRMIAARLNLGYTGILGILVEAKSQGLISAVKPLLDDLINKAGFWVAEPLYKSVLQLVDENDFI
- a CDS encoding XisI protein, giving the protein MDSLTNQYRQIIKKILEDYADFFGNDEDVQAELVLDEKNERYLLVESGWKNGYRIYGTLLHIDLIDHKVWIQHDGTEEGIANDLVAAGIPKAHIILDFKSHEIRKYTEFAVS
- a CDS encoding type II toxin-antitoxin system VapC family toxin, which gives rise to MLLDTSGLLCFLHQDEAQHKTAVGLISNYNGRFLTHNYVLAELIALALVRRFPRSTVLMYTLELMENPNVDMVWVDEILHREAMDLLLTRQDKTYSLCDSVSFVLMRKKGIREALTTDKHFEQEGFTRLLQS